In the genome of Brachypodium distachyon strain Bd21 chromosome 3, Brachypodium_distachyon_v3.0, whole genome shotgun sequence, the window CATATCTGACATTTACATGAATtcacataaaaaaacaaataatacATTTTGACAATTCATTCATGTTTGACAGAATGACAGGTGACAAGCTAGTCATAAATCATAATACAAGGAGTCTTCTTGGAACTGATTTTTGTTTCAGGCTAACAAAAGGATAAGCTGGCTAAACATACCTGCAAAGCAAGACTTAACCCACCGTTCTCTTCAGGTTCAAAATAGAGCAACTGAAATAGAAAAGACCTGCCTTAGAAAGAACTTGTGCACGGAAAATATGCTAAACTCAAAGTGCATAATACAAATACAAAGTATTTCATTTATTTGAGTATTTTTCAGAGTTATTATAATCTCAAGATTAATGTCTAGTCATATGCCTTGTCATAATAGCTAAGAAAAATCCAAGTTTTTCGAGAAATAGTGCACATATATAACCAGCAAATATCTTATTATTCAGAATGCCAAAAGTTAACAAGAAAGGAACAGATAAATGAATTGACTTGTCCAAGTGCAATGTCATAACTATAACAGAATAATGGAGTAGTTAAGTGGTCAAAAGATCATGCCAGAGACAGACAGATGCTAGAGACAAGTTTGCAACTAACCTTGAATTTACTTTTAGCGGTTGAACGTACTCTACATACTAACCCCAATCTGGCTTCTTCGTCTGTTATGTCCACTGAATAAAAATGAGCAGATTGTTTTTCCACCTGTCAACATGCAAAATCTAAAATATTACTTACTGGACAAAAAGATGCACGGAGAAGAAATGATGGGAGGTAGTTGCCAACCTTCCTACATTGAGATTTGCCCAGATGAAGCTGAGAAATCTCAATTGAGCCATTCAATGCCTCCTCTAAAACTGTTGCTGAAACAGTGGTCTTGATTGGTACTCCTAGCTTGCTACACAAACATGACTATCATTACATAACTTCATAACCAgacaaaaaaatttaaaaaaaatttcaTACCAgacaaatattatagaataaAACAGTGATATCCTTAAGATACCTAAACAGAGCAGCAAACATTGTATTTACAGTATTGAGACTTGATAGGTCCAGCTCCAGTTCATGGCTATCTGCTTCGATGGCCTGAATGGCAAGTTGGCAACAACAGCATTAGTCAGATGAGAAACAATGAACACACACTACTCAAATCATGCCATAGATCACCTCGAATCCCGAGGTATCGTATTGACGCCTTTTATCTGGATCTGACAGGATGTTGTAAGAGAATGTGGCTTCTTGGAACTTCTCTGAGGCAACGGGGTCATCTGCATTCTTATCAGGATGGTATCTGCAGGACAAATATTTCCAGATATTACTCCGCTGTATTTTGGCCCATCAGCAAAGAACTATTACTAAACAAACTAGCCGAGCTACTGAATTATAGATTGTCCAGGTTGGGTGTTTTCAGTCAAATACACGATTCAAAAGGCTCGATTTCATTTTATATTTTTGATTTGCCTGTTGATGCGAGAAGTGgtaaattaattcaaaattagAAAATGTTCCACACCCGTATACCACGAGGAAATATTGATATGAATTGCGTTCTACTCCACAGAAAGTTAAGGAAAATCCTATCCTCCTGGCTCCTGAGCACACCAACAACAGCAAGAGACATGCCCAAATCCGAGAGGTTTTACTTACTTGAGGGCCATGCGGCGGAAGGCGCTCTTGATCTCCTGCTCCGTAGCATTGCGGCCCACCCCCAGCACCTCGTACGGGTCCCTCCTCTGCGCCACCAccgccccgaccgccgccgagTCCCCCTTATTCTCCGACTTGAACGACCCAAACTTGGACCCGCCCATGGACGCCCGCCTCAGCACCCAACCAAACCAGGTAACCCTAACCCTGCAAGACCCTacacagcagcagctagctcaGATCTTACAGCTCAcggcgaggagcgcggcggtCACGCCGACCACCCGCCCCCGGCGGCGTCGGATACGGCGTCGGTGGGGCAGCCTCTAGCTCAGCGGAGGGAGGCGagcgagcgggcggcgcgagctccaggcgcgggcgggcggcttCTCTGCTAATTTGGGGCGAGAAGAGGATGGAAAGGAGATGATAGAGCACGGATGCCGACGAAACGGCAGAGGGGAGACCGCGAGGAGGGAGCTTTGGCACAGAGACGAATTATTTAGGCTCCGACAGGTCGGGCCCGCATGGCAGTGAGACCGTAACGCGTTGCCGTGTCGCCGTCTACTCCTGGGTCTCGCCGTCTCGGCCGCCCTCGAGGTTCGAACGTAGTCTGGGCCCACGGGTAGGGGGGCCCGCCTGTAAGTGATAGAGTATGGAATCATCCGTTGACATCCGGCGGTCGGACCAGGGGAAATTGTGAGTTGTGACAGCCTGCATCCTAGTATCAAATCATTTGACTGAACGAATGTTAGCAGTAGAACTGTATGAGTGCACACACTGCATCTATCTCTTTCGTTGATACACCATGCTCAACACCCCAAGCAATTATGTCATGTACGGCTTACAAAATTGTCTCttctaaaaacaaaaagggCGGTTACCTCTAGACCAATGGACAACAACAAAGCTGAGTTTCCCAAGCGGATATTCCAAACAAGCATAAACAAGTTCACAGCAGCGTCAGATTGATGCGAACCAATGGTCGCACGGATAATTCAAGAGGACCACCAGCCAACTGTAGCAGCAGGGTGTATCCAGGAATCCCCAAAGGGCCCGTTGCTTACCTGTGGAAATTGTCGGATTAATTAGTTAATTAGTAGTCCGACCAAATGGACTGAACAGCAACAACAGATCTTCAATGATTGACATCACTGATGGCCCTGCAACCAGCAAGGCTgctgcatcttcttcttccctgtcGGCCTCGCATGTACAGATGCTGATTATAGTTTGCACTTGGCAGCAAAGAATGACCACTAGTACTGTTTAATTACTCCAGATCAGGATGATGTCTCCAGCTCAGGAGTTATACCAGCCTAAAATTTAACACCAAATGGCAAAATAGAAGAGATTGTTTGAATGACACCTCCCGTGCACGTAAAAGCCTAACAGCTGCCAGATTATTATTTTAGGGCTAACAGCTGCCAGTCGAGATTTTTCTTAGCAGGCTGCCAGTCGAGATGGGATTGCTACCATATCCGGATCCAGCAGGAGCCCACGGCACCATAAAATAGCAAAACATAATTGGCCTGTTTGAATTAAGAAAAAACGGCCCGTGTAAGCCCATGGATGTACTGGGCAGGCTAACGGGCCGGTTTTTCTCAATTCAAACAGGACAAATTATGTTTTGCTATTTTAAAATTGGATGTAGAAGCCCAATTTCTGTTCTGAAATTAGCCTCTTCAGCCTGCAAAAGACTACAGAGAGTATATTGTCAGTTGACCGAGGCATGTTTAAACCCGTCTTTATCTACGTGGTACGTATTCATTtcttttcataatttttgtctcaaatttgctcaaaaatggatgtatctattcctaaaaaacgtgTAGATacataatatttcgacaagaattatgaaacggaagaagtAGATTTTTTTCAGTTGATCGAAAGCAAAGATGGTGGTTCTGGTTGAAAAGTCACATATAATACAGTTAGAGCATTTCCAGCCGGGCCCTCTAAAGGCTCCTCAAACGTTAAATGGGGGCGCTGGCGCTGAAAAATCCACCCAGTCCACTCTCCTAAATACAAAAAGTAGCCGGCGTTGCCCAAGAATTTAACCGGCGCCTCCAATCCACTCCCTACTCACGGGGGGGCTAGCGGGAGCGCCGGCTGAAGCTGAAAAGCAGCGCGGGCCATCACTATCATCAGTGAGACAAACCAAATTTGGGAGGGCGATGTTTGAGGGTGCGGCTGGATGCCGGTTTCACCCCAAACAAATTGTTATGCCGGCGTCTCCCCACATGGCCATGTATGGGATGAAATATAGGGGGGGAGTGAAGATGCTCTTAGATTTCACGATTCACACGATACGACGAATGACTTTCCCGTTTATCACCGGGGTCTAGCTGAACCGGTCAGTTATTAGAAGTTCAAACTGGATCTTTTTGGAAGTGCAACATCGATCATGCCACGGCACTCAGCAGGCAAAGCATCTTGATTTGCTGTGACCGGATGGCCTGCGTTCCCATATGTCCCTGATTTTCTTTGCTTTGTGCATTAGAGCAGAAAAGGGTAGGTCACCCGACGGCTAAAAGACAAGTCGATAAGATACTGTCACTGATTTCTGGTTGACAAGTTGCTGAAATCAGACACGTGTCTCCGTTTGCTTCTCGCCTTGGGCGGTGCATGCAGCCGGAAAGAAGCGACGTTCTCTCATCTCATATCCAAATGTAACCGTGACTTCAGCTGTTTCGCTGGTCCTCGATGTCACGCGTTTAGCTCACCGGAAAACCAATCAAATCTGACAGAAGCTTCAATTCGGCTAGTCATCGAGGCTCGATAGAGAGCAAAAGGagttgcagacttgcagtCCCCTTTGATTTTTTGAACGCGGCAAAAGGCATTCCAACTCTATCAATCCAGTCCCGTCAGTACGACAGGTTGACAACAACCTGCAACCAACACAAAGGCCACATATCTCATGCTTGACCAAATGAAACTCTTTGGAAAGACTTCAAATTGGACATTTGAGTCAATCTCCGTGTCCCTGATCACCGACCTGCTCGCGGCGTACGTACTTGGCAGCAAGCAAAGCCTTAAAACTCACGCGACAGCGCCCTTGggttttgcttcttcttcctcctccgctcaTCTCCAATTCCGGAGACTTCGGCAATGGGCGCGCCCACGTCTCCTCTGCCTGTCCTCCTTGCTACAGCGGCTGCGATATTGTTAGCGCTCGTCGCCTCGCCGGCTGCGGCGTTCCCGGCCGGCTTGCCAGAGCCCCCGTTGTTCCCGAACCCGTGGTCGGCGTTCCAGAACCTCTCCGGCTGCCACATGGGCGAGGAGCGGGCAGGGCTGGGGAAGCTCAAGGACTACCTCAGCCACTTTGGGTACCTCCCGgagccatcttcttccttcagcGACGCCTTTGACGCCGACCTGGAGGCGGCCATAGCCACGTACCAGCGCAACTTCGGCCTCAACACCACTGGCGCCCTGGACCCCTCCACCGTGTCCCAGATGCTCGCCCCTCGCTGCGGCGTGGCAGACGTCATCAACGGCTCGTCCACCATGGACCGGAGCTCCAACGCCACGTCGGCCTCCGCACGTGGCAGACACCTGTACGCCTACTTCCCCGGCGGGCCCTCGTGGCCGCCGTTCAGGCGCGAGCTCCGGTACGCGATCACCGCGAGCTCCGCGATCTCCATTGACAAGGCCGCGCTGAGCGGCGTCTTCGAGCGGGCCTTCGCGCGGTGGGCCGCGGCGACGACGCTGCGGTTCGCGGAGGCGGAGTCCGCGGCCGACGCCGACATCACCATCGGGTTCTACGCGGGGGCCCACGGCGACGGGGAGGCCTTCGACGGCCCGCTCGGCACGCTGGCCCACGCCTTCTCCCCCACCGACGGCCGGTTCCACCTGGACGCGGCCGAGGCCTGGGCCGtgtccggctccggcggggACGACTCCTCCGGTGGGCCGGGCTCGGCGTCGGTGGACCTGGAGTCGGTGGCCGTCCACGAGATCGGGCACTTGCTGGGCCTGGGCCACTCGTCGGTGCAGGGCGCCATCATGTACCCGACGATCCGGACCGGGACGAGGAAAGTAGAGCTGCGGCAGGACGACGTGGAAGGGATCCAGAGCTTGTATGGGAGTAATCCGGACTTCAAGGGCGGCGTCGCGCCGACTTCGCCGTCGACGAGTAGCAGGGAGACGGACAGCAGCTTGGGCGCGGTGGGTGCCAGGCCGGGGATCGTCAGTGGAGGAGTTGGGGGAGTCGTTGTGGCAGTTGGTCTGCTGCTTCTGCAGATGCTACTAACACTGTAGTAGAATGTCTGTCTGTCTAGCTGCTCGTTTGTGGTTTGCTTTTGCTGCGTGCCGACGTGTGATGATGGTCCATTAGCTTCGATTTGGTGTGTATCCGACTCATTGGTCATTGATTCTTGGATAGATTCGTGTGTAGATATACAATACACAGAATATATAGATTACACACATCGTATATATGTTTCCTTTTGTTGAGTATATATGAAACTCTCTCTAGTTATACTAGTTTGCCGTCAGGAGTATATTATTACATCTCGCCGACACGTGAACAGCATACGTATGTAAACTTTACCTGTCCGTGGTACTCAGTGGTTGCCGCTGCTGGACAGGAATCCTATTTTTTGAACTCTTGGTCAGGGATAGTTTAGAGTGCAACAACACAAGCAATTCATGACCCCGGGTGTCAGGAAATTCTATGCTTCGTTCGATCGGTTACCCGTCCAATCGGCCCTATTATAGCTCCACGACTTCCATTCGCATTTCACAAGTACAGTACGTGCGCTACATCTATTCACGGCCTTGAGAAAATATGTACCAGGACTGGAACTGACAAATAGTCCTTGTCTCTTTCTATCAATTCGGATATATGGTTAAGATGCCTAGCGCATACAATTCAATATTCACGACGCCTACTTTCATTGAGGAACCTTTCACggttgctctctctctctaaacTTGGTCGCTCAGACcgaataaattatttttttaaagctTTGTATACACACGCGACTCCAAAACAGGCTAAAGTTCAATGGCAACAAGGCGGTTTCACTCCCAAACAAGCAAAAGCTGGAGGGGGATCCCGCCTCTATTGAACAAATCAAACGACGCGACCGCTTCTCGCGTTTAAGAAACACAAAAGGCTCCTTTCTAGCAGCAGCGACCCGTCATGCATGCAGTCAGGCTGAGCTGAGCTCTAATTATACTCAGCGCTCCGTAAAGAACCGACATGTGTGCCAGGACCAGGTATACGGACCCACCAGTCGGTCTCTGATCGGTCGGAAGCTTCTGAGACCGGAACCCTGGACGCCGGTCAAACCTGGCATGCAGCTGCCCGCGCGAACTATGACCAACCAAAGAGTCCCGGACATATCCAGGTAGTAGCTAGTTTGACAACTTCTCCTCCACGTTTCCGACAACGCGTGCACGGACGATGCTTCCCCGGATCAACAAAATCCATTGTTAATTACTCCTCCCAATGAAGACCTAGCCTCTGGTGCACCTATAAAACCAGACCATCTTTAATTGCGCGATCACACAAGCAACCCAAGAAAGCTACACACTTGTCCCGATTCCATTTCATTCTTCCCGATCGCGAGTTAGTGTTGGTTGTCTTGAGGGGATTCTTCTTTGTTGGATGGCGGGGAGTAGTAGCTCGTTCGGCACGTCGTGGGCGGACCAGTGGGACTACGGGAGCGACCCCAGCCCGCGGGCCGATCACGGCAAGaagcagggcggcggcgtggagaagaccaaggcggcggcggcgacggggctGAAGAAGGTGAAGGAGGGCACGGCGCACGGCTTCCAGTGGATCAAGGACAAGtgccagaagaagaagcaaggaCAGGGCAGCCAGGGGTCCGGCATAGCTGCCGGGTATTGATTAGTCTCTGTTCCTGACGGATATGGTTGGTTGTTCGATCGATTGGGGGATTATTCCTGTTCCTTGCGTCGTCTGCACATATATGTAGCTCTGTTATTGGGTTTAGGTTTACCCATGTCCATGTAGATGATCGATCCGTTGGATCTTTGCTTATTGATTGGTTCTTTGCCTCGTTTAATTTCTTGCGTTTAACCTGAAACAAAATTGCTTATTAGTTCGTGCACGGATGCTCGTCCGAAGATGCGTGCTCTCGTTTAATCTTTCCATGTTTGGCGGCTGTCACCTCCTCAATTTCAACTGAAAGATCTGTTGCTTTTCTGAATTCTCAGTACAGTTTGCGTGTCGTCCTTCACAGATGAACCGGACCTTTTCTTTCGATACAGAGATTGATGACAGTAAGATGTGGAATGGAAACGTCAGTTCTGGGGGCGAATCACACGGCACCGTGTCAGCATATTGAGACCGAGATGCCATGTTCGAGATGGTTGGATCTGAAGATACGTCTAGAAATTTTGCCAGGTGTCAACAGGAAACTACAAGCTAGCGTTGCCTGCTATTCGATACAAATCGTTTCACTGGTCAGTTCAACTCAGAAGAATGAACGCAGTGGCCATTGTACTTTTTCCGACGGCAAAGAAAGATTACTGCAATAAGAATAACAAGTAAAGGATTCAGAATGCATATGCACTAGGTAACAAAAATGTCAATAGCACATAGTGCTCATCGGTAACAAAAATGTCAATAACTAGAATTTTCTTCGATGATAACGCTGGCAAGAGTACTATCTAATTGGATCTCTGCCATCTTGAAGTCATGTGCTGATTTGTGTGCGGTGCTCAATCATCCAAGCTTGTCTCGTAATTGTGGAATCCTAAGTTTATGACAATTTCTGAGTGCAGATATGTTAAGGGAGTGTTGCAAATAGAGTTCATTTGCTTCAACGGTATTCCATAATTAATCTCCATGAGCATCGGTACTCTGAAGTACTGCCTCTGGATCCAGATGATGATATCCCTCTTCCAAATACATGGTTTCACCAAAAAATTACCATCTTGACATGATGGATGTCTGACTAACAAAGTGCAAACATCAGCCATCGCCGTCGCCATCTGATATCCCTCGGTGCACGCATCTTTTCGACTACTTTCTACAAAAGACTCGCACATCCAATACTCAGGTTGAGTCAGCATCCGCAGGCAACAATGAGAACAATTTTCAGAAGCTCAATCTTATTCATTCCGCGGGGAATGTCATGTAGTATACGTAGCACCAAAGAACGCTGATGGCTAAAGGCAAACCTTATTTAGTCTACAAGGGCAACATCTAGTACTAAATGCAACCCAACTGAAGAGGGGAAAGGAAACTCAAAACACATTACACATACCTAATACCTAAAAAAGCCAAGCTAGAGCTTGACAGATACTGAGTGAGCTACAGAGCAGCTAACGACTTGGACAAGGCATGGCAATGGCTGCAAGCAAGGATACAGCAGGACACTTTGCAATGCCACTTTATTTCTGATGGTACCTCCCCTCCTCAACCCTCTGTTTGAACTTATCCTTCTCGTCGTCCGACTCCCCGAACACCGCTTCCTTGGTCTCCTGCATCGTCTCCTTTGCGCCCTCGCTGACCTCGTCGGTCTTTTCCTTGGCTATCTTCAGGAACTCCTCTGCTGTCGTCCTTGCCTTCTCTCCGATTTCACCGCCGGTCACCGTGTCGTCGTGTCTCTCGGTCGAGTGATACTAGCAAGATCATAGGAAAAAGAGAAGGTTATACTAATAAACACACTGTTGGAAGTATCAGAGATCAATTTCAGTAATGtttgctctaaaaaaattcagtaATGTGGCAACTGCATACTCGAGTTGCTACTTGAGAGCATTTCTAGATCTTAACTTGTGCACCGACTCGCCGCTTATTATGCTTTCTTAGCGGTTTGCTTTTCCTAATTTTCTCTGAAGAACAAATTTAAGTAGTCCTGACACCACCTCTGTCCCCAAAACGCAAGAAGATCATTCTGACAAACTCACACGGCACTACTACTTCTGAAGACATCTAGAATAACAATCGTGACAGTACCAGGGTCATTTGGTCAAGCAAGTATGCAACGCTGAAAAAGGCAGGAAATTCAGAAAGCTGAGAGGAGACAGCAAGTTAATTAAGAGAAGCAGTACAGGTGATTGCTGAACTACTCACCCTGGGCAGAACGTTGTTGCCAAGCGCAGGCAGGACAGAGGATTTGCCCACCAGACTCCTGGAGGGATAGCAATCCATTCCCCTCCCCCCATGAACAAGAAGCCTCTTCATCTCGCAACAGCTGCCCTCGCTGCCTTCACAGAGACACAAAAACGGATCGTATTTCGGTGCTCACACTCGAAGCAAGAAGACGATAGGGACGGATATGGATATTGTGATCATGCTCAGAAGCTGCGCTGTTTGCGCTATAAAACGTTGGGAAGCGTGAAGACGAGACACGGAGGGCCGAGTGGGTTGCTACGTGGAGGGGAAGCATTTCGGCACGTAGTGAGGCCACATGCAAAGGTGTGCAGGGCTTTATGGCTTTTGCGGTTCTCGTGGTTCTTGGATTTGCCTACTTCTTGGGTTGCGTAAGCCATGGCTGAAAATTATTTCCGGTGACCTGGTGTGAAGCTGGAATCCGATGACCGTTGATGCAAGCTTTAGGGAGAAGACGCGTCCCTTTTGTGAATGCTTTGGCTTGtactccagaaaatttgtttaCGGTCGTTTGGCATTGACATGAACTATGATATTTCAGTtttttcaattattttttgGTTATTTTTCGTTTGGCTAACTAattttttgtgtatttttcaCAACAaattactacctccgtccaacaataggAGGCGtattaggtttttttttaccaatgctttgaccataaattactttattaatatataattatatgacatagattcatatccattatattcctactcaaggatatttatttatggttatgattttgatcacattagtcacatatttatgaagtaatttgtgatcaaagaTTTGGTCAACCAAATCCTAATATGCCccctattgttggacggagggagtattaaaataagttcagcatCTCATAGTTCAGCGATGTCAAACTGAGCCTTATTCTTTATCTTCAGGTTGACTTCCTATGACCAATTAGGAGGCAACCAAAGAAGTTGGCTCGTACTTCTGTGCTTTTGGTtctcttctccgacttggttaTGAAGCTAACGATTTGCTTATATTGTGAGGGGTGTCTCCATGGTTCTATCCATGCGTTCAACGTTCTCGAGTCCTAACCTATTGAGGTGTGGTATCGAAAAAGCAGAACGGATTGAACACGCAGAACAGATTGTCAACAATCTCATTCTCACCTTGGCTCGGAAGGAAATcctatactctctccgtccgcGAAAGAGTGTATGTTTGGGGGTTTCAAGAAAATTAAGCACTGAGTTAAGAAAATGCATTGAAAATGTGTCAACTAccatctctcttctttttaaATCTCCCACCTTCAAAGTGCATGAAGAAATGTTATTGGGTTTGATTTCTGTGTAATGAGATAGAATCATTTTCTATTAGTCTAAAGTACAttagaaagagaaaaatacaCTTTTTTACAGATAAATCTCAAacgtacacttatttgtggacggagaaAATACCGTACAACCTGCCACTGGACCCAACTCATGGTTAGACCTCCCGATCCTCCTGCAAGCTAGTCTCACCTCCCGCGTAAGCTCCGATGCAGAGATCGGGGAGCTCCCTTTTACGAAAAAAGTCGTATAGGATTTG includes:
- the LOC100840736 gene encoding uncharacterized protein LOC100840736, translating into MKRLLVHGGRGMDCYPSRSLVGKSSVLPALGNNVLPRYHSTERHDDTVTGGEIGEKARTTAEEFLKIAKEKTDEVSEGAKETMQETKEAVFGESDDEKDKFKQRVEEGRYHQK
- the LOC100826984 gene encoding metalloendoproteinase 3-MMP is translated as MGAPTSPLPVLLATAAAILLALVASPAAAFPAGLPEPPLFPNPWSAFQNLSGCHMGEERAGLGKLKDYLSHFGYLPEPSSSFSDAFDADLEAAIATYQRNFGLNTTGALDPSTVSQMLAPRCGVADVINGSSTMDRSSNATSASARGRHLYAYFPGGPSWPPFRRELRYAITASSAISIDKAALSGVFERAFARWAAATTLRFAEAESAADADITIGFYAGAHGDGEAFDGPLGTLAHAFSPTDGRFHLDAAEAWAVSGSGGDDSSGGPGSASVDLESVAVHEIGHLLGLGHSSVQGAIMYPTIRTGTRKVELRQDDVEGIQSLYGSNPDFKGGVAPTSPSTSSRETDSSLGAVGARPGIVSGGVGGVVVAVGLLLLQMLLTL
- the LOC100841037 gene encoding uncharacterized protein LOC100841037, which encodes MAGSSSSFGTSWADQWDYGSDPSPRADHGKKQGGGVEKTKAAAATGLKKVKEGTAHGFQWIKDKCQKKKQGQGSQGSGIAAGY